The Flavobacterium sp. N2270 genome contains the following window.
ACGATCCAAAAAAATTATTACGCTATTTATACGATCATTTAGATAAAGATCAGTTAGAAATTGATACCATTAATTTCTCTGGACCTCGTTTTGCCGAAGTTGATAATCGCTTAATGAGTTTGCAATTGGTTAAAAATGGTATGACCGATGCTGTAATGTTTGGTCCAGACGGGAACAACATTCTACCAGCTGCTGTTTTATACAAAAAAAATATTTTAGCTTTAAGAGGAAGTTTTAGGCCTGTTACTAAGGTAAATATGAACATGTTTAAGAAGTCATATAACATGTTTATTGAAGAGAAAAAAGTTGATAAAGAAAATACATTTGTGATTTTTGAAATTACCCTATCTAACTTAAAAGCGGAAGGTGAAATTGATGAGAGAGACTTTTTAGATAGAGCAGAATTACTTTGTTCTCTAGGACAAACAGTAATGATTTCTAATTTCCAAGAATACTTTAAAGTAGTAGAATATTTTTCTAATTATACAAAAGCTCGCATGGGGCTTGCAATGGGAGTTAATAATCTTGTAGATATATTTGACGAAAAATATTACCGCCATTTATCTGGAGGTATTCTGGAAGCTTTTGGTAAATTATTCTACAGAGATTTAAAAGTATACTTGTATCCTATGAAAGATGAGGATGGATCAATTATCAATTCAGATAATTTAAAAGTACATCCAAGAATGAAAGAGTTGTATAAGTTCTTTAAATTTAATGGTAAAGTAGTTGATATTGAAGATTTTGAAGAAAAAAATCTAGAAATATTTTCTAGAAAAGTACTAAAAATGATTACCAATAACGAAGAAGGTTGGGAAGAAATGCTTCCTGAAGGTATTTCTGAAATTATAAAAACGCACAATTTGTTTGGTTATGATCCTACAAAACAAATAGCAGAAAAAACAAACTAAAAAAATCCCGCAATTGCGGGATTTTTTATTAATCTAGTATTTGCTCTGCGTGGGCTTTTGTTTTTACTTTCTCAATAACATCAGTTAAAATACCATTTTCATCAATTACAAAAGTAGTTCTATGAATTCCATCATACTCTTTACCCATAAATTTTTTTGGTCCCCAAACACCAAATGCCTCAATAACCGATTTTTCTTCGTCAGCTAAAAGCGGAAAAGGTAATTTATTTTTCTCAATAAAATTTGCTTGGCGTTTAGCACTATCAGCACTAACTCCAAGAATTTCATAATTATTTGCTTTAAAGCGTTCAAAATTATCTCTTAAATCACATGCTTCAGCCGTACAACCAGGCGTACTTGCTTTTGGATAAAAGAAAACTACTAATTTTTTTCCTTTATA
Protein-coding sequences here:
- a CDS encoding TonB-dependent receptor; the encoded protein is MVTDIKLSGDKIIEQIPSLKDKALRINLNEYIYGTFSEIGAGQETVRHFFRAGASSGTIAKAMSAYDKDFSDAIYGVEDDGRYVTESRLRKMLSHESNLMEERLLRDKHPNKLFFTYANTVATIDFAKQYKGHGWVGIRYQVEPNEEYNEILLHIRFKETDAKLQQETLGILGVNLIYGAFYKYNDPKKLLRYLYDHLDKDQLEIDTINFSGPRFAEVDNRLMSLQLVKNGMTDAVMFGPDGNNILPAAVLYKKNILALRGSFRPVTKVNMNMFKKSYNMFIEEKKVDKENTFVIFEITLSNLKAEGEIDERDFLDRAELLCSLGQTVMISNFQEYFKVVEYFSNYTKARMGLAMGVNNLVDIFDEKYYRHLSGGILEAFGKLFYRDLKVYLYPMKDEDGSIINSDNLKVHPRMKELYKFFKFNGKVVDIEDFEEKNLEIFSRKVLKMITNNEEGWEEMLPEGISEIIKTHNLFGYDPTKQIAEKTN
- the bcp gene encoding thioredoxin-dependent thiol peroxidase, yielding MTTLKIGDKAPNFSGLDQNGKQHSLSDYKGKKLVVFFYPKASTPGCTAEACDLRDNFERFKANNYEILGVSADSAKRQANFIEKNKLPFPLLADEEKSVIEAFGVWGPKKFMGKEYDGIHRTTFVIDENGILTDVIEKVKTKAHAEQILD